One window from the genome of Synechococcus sp. PROS-7-1 encodes:
- the rpaB gene encoding response regulator transcription factor RpaB, which produces MSGGPSQLENGQGPVDSGPASAKATLLVVDDEPAVRRVLVMRLQLAGYRVVCAEDGEEALEVFSRESPDLVVLDVMLPKLDGFAVCRRLRAESCVPIIFLSALEAISERVAGLDLGADDYLPKPFSPKELEARIATILRRVGRGSANAEPRELPTGQGVVRVGELVVDTNRRQVTRGSERIALTYTEFSLLELLFREPGRVVPRAEILEQLWGYPPRRAADLRVVDVYVARLRGKLEPDPRNPELILTVRGIGYSSQRMGDNAPVAAAG; this is translated from the coding sequence ATGTCCGGCGGGCCATCCCAGCTTGAAAATGGCCAGGGGCCCGTGGACAGCGGACCGGCGTCAGCGAAGGCAACTTTGCTTGTGGTGGACGACGAGCCGGCGGTTCGTCGCGTGTTGGTGATGCGTCTTCAGCTTGCTGGTTATCGGGTGGTGTGCGCGGAAGACGGCGAAGAAGCTCTCGAGGTGTTCAGCCGGGAGTCCCCGGATCTGGTGGTGCTCGACGTGATGCTGCCGAAGCTCGATGGCTTTGCGGTCTGCCGCCGTCTTCGGGCTGAATCCTGCGTGCCGATCATTTTCTTGTCAGCCCTGGAAGCCATTTCCGAACGGGTTGCCGGCTTGGATCTCGGTGCCGACGATTACCTGCCCAAGCCCTTTAGCCCCAAGGAGCTGGAGGCGCGCATCGCCACTATCCTGCGCCGGGTGGGACGCGGTTCGGCAAATGCCGAGCCCCGGGAACTGCCCACAGGACAAGGCGTGGTTCGGGTCGGTGAATTGGTGGTGGACACCAATCGCCGCCAGGTGACGCGTGGCAGCGAGCGCATCGCCCTCACCTACACGGAATTCAGCCTTTTGGAATTGCTCTTTCGTGAACCTGGTCGGGTGGTCCCCCGCGCCGAGATCCTTGAGCAACTCTGGGGCTATCCACCCCGCCGTGCGGCCGATCTGCGCGTGGTGGACGTGTACGTGGCCCGCTTGCGCGGCAAGCTCGAGCCCGATCCTCGCAACCCTGAATTGATTCTGACGGTGCGCGGAATCGGCTACTCCTCTCAACGCATGGGCGACAACGCCCCGGTGGCCGCGGCGGGCTGA